Proteins from a genomic interval of Ghiorsea bivora:
- a CDS encoding L,D-transpeptidase — protein MIKIIVSEQMLYHHRKTGVVCAYPVSTARNGVGNIENSLQTPLGKHQICAKIGGGLPVYTYFESREPKGIFTQKTAHHKADWILSRILWLTGVQTGVNKRGKVDTKKRYIYIHGTNEEDKIGLPVSHGCIRMLNADVVHLFEHACYGESVFIKV, from the coding sequence ATGATTAAAATTATTGTATCCGAACAAATGTTGTATCATCACCGTAAAACGGGTGTGGTTTGTGCTTACCCTGTTTCTACGGCTAGAAATGGCGTGGGGAATATCGAAAATAGTTTGCAAACACCATTGGGTAAACATCAAATTTGCGCTAAAATAGGGGGTGGTTTACCTGTTTATACCTATTTTGAATCTAGGGAGCCAAAGGGTATATTTACACAAAAAACAGCACATCATAAGGCTGATTGGATATTAAGTCGTATTCTTTGGTTGACAGGTGTGCAAACGGGGGTGAATAAGCGCGGAAAAGTGGATACAAAAAAACGGTATATTTATATCCATGGTACCAATGAGGAAGATAAAATTGGTTTGCCTGTGTCTCATGGCTGTATCCGCATGTTAAATGCAGATGTGGTACACTTGTTTGAACATGCATGCTATGGCGAATCGGTGTTTATTAAGGTGTAA